One window of the Archangium primigenium genome contains the following:
- a CDS encoding NUDIX hydrolase, which produces MSDGRAWRGNVKARLYERVHQRGYDSLTAFADARPAVPLYLLAEELGQEDVAAVQFLSGLLDEAEQRKQVTRFVRDVFVRELSEGIPSGWPTVLDDANRFQVAKALSSWIAYTPETHQDRARRVSTAILTKPPPSGWRPLGPDDELLRALLPDEET; this is translated from the coding sequence ATGAGTGATGGGCGTGCGTGGCGAGGCAACGTCAAGGCGCGCCTGTATGAGCGAGTTCATCAGCGTGGGTATGATTCGCTCACCGCTTTCGCCGACGCGCGCCCCGCCGTCCCGTTGTACTTGCTGGCGGAAGAGCTTGGACAGGAAGACGTCGCAGCAGTGCAATTCTTGAGCGGATTGCTTGACGAGGCGGAGCAGCGCAAGCAGGTCACACGCTTCGTTCGCGACGTGTTTGTACGCGAGCTGTCCGAAGGTATCCCCAGTGGCTGGCCCACCGTGTTGGATGATGCCAACCGCTTCCAGGTCGCCAAGGCGCTCAGCTCGTGGATTGCCTACACTCCAGAAACGCATCAGGACAGAGCAAGACGGGTCAGCACAGCGATCCTCACCAAGCCCCCACCCTCCGGCTGGCGCCCGCTCGGTCCCGACGACGAACTGCTGCGCGCTCTCCTGCCGGATGAGGAAACTTAA
- a CDS encoding AHH domain-containing protein: MRTRWKAWALLVLVLHAACVTGAPRGAHPPRPVEDRVHLSEPLGFGSVRVSDSELDEALAGLILNLPLRVAGAHVPRSRSWRLAQASASLAGEAWRTPLARSYGHFCSRRETPGDCLGLFKDGPGLDGEDKRDLALALSVSAALEARDAELRGMVSTTRLWTTLSVSLIGYMALVAAPEPLSKGLAAALTLLLWGYLGWEFLDLVRAYFLLWEEAAEASTFAELREAGERFGQVIGPNSMRILLLLGTAAVGGTAALVSRAPTLPGFAKAAGALESHAGIRDVLTAAQEADAVKVAVAEGTIRVVLPAHVVSMATRDSSTRADPPRKPEVHHIATIENSKSTVRGGPWTPRFKTLFDKAGMRMKDVENTVPLEGHKGPHPERYHRLVFRDLDQAMRGCRGVAECRAVLTKVLSVLAKEIATPGSELNQLVTQGASR; this comes from the coding sequence ATGCGCACCCGGTGGAAGGCCTGGGCCCTGCTCGTGCTCGTGCTCCACGCCGCCTGCGTCACGGGGGCTCCCCGGGGCGCTCATCCACCTCGGCCCGTGGAGGACCGGGTTCACCTCTCCGAGCCCCTGGGGTTCGGGTCCGTGCGGGTGAGCGACTCCGAACTGGATGAGGCCCTCGCCGGTCTGATCCTGAACCTGCCGCTGCGGGTGGCCGGGGCGCATGTTCCGCGTTCCCGCAGCTGGCGGTTGGCACAGGCCTCCGCCTCACTCGCGGGCGAGGCGTGGCGCACGCCCCTCGCGCGGTCCTACGGTCACTTCTGCTCGCGGCGGGAGACGCCAGGCGACTGCCTGGGGCTGTTCAAGGATGGGCCGGGCCTGGATGGCGAGGACAAGCGCGACCTGGCCCTGGCGCTCTCCGTGAGCGCGGCGCTGGAGGCCCGCGACGCGGAGTTGCGAGGCATGGTCTCCACGACGCGGTTGTGGACGACGCTGAGCGTCTCGCTCATCGGCTACATGGCCCTGGTCGCGGCCCCCGAGCCCCTGTCCAAGGGGCTCGCCGCGGCGCTGACCCTGCTCCTGTGGGGCTACTTGGGCTGGGAGTTTCTCGACCTGGTTCGGGCCTACTTCCTCCTGTGGGAGGAGGCGGCGGAGGCCAGCACGTTCGCGGAGCTGCGCGAGGCGGGAGAGCGTTTTGGCCAGGTCATCGGGCCCAACAGCATGAGGATCCTCCTCTTGCTGGGCACGGCGGCGGTGGGCGGGACGGCGGCGCTCGTGTCCAGGGCTCCGACACTGCCGGGCTTCGCGAAAGCGGCCGGTGCACTCGAGTCCCATGCCGGCATCCGCGACGTGCTCACGGCCGCGCAGGAGGCGGACGCGGTGAAGGTCGCCGTGGCCGAGGGCACCATCCGCGTCGTCCTGCCCGCCCATGTCGTGAGCATGGCCACGAGGGACTCTTCCACTCGCGCGGACCCGCCGAGGAAGCCGGAGGTGCACCACATCGCCACCATCGAGAACAGCAAGTCCACGGTGCGAGGCGGGCCGTGGACACCCCGGTTCAAGACGCTCTTCGACAAGGCCGGGATGCGGATGAAGGACGTGGAGAACACAGTGCCTCTTGAGGGCCACAAGGGGCCTCATCCCGAGCGATATCATCGCCTTGTGTTCCGAGACTTGGATCAGGCGATGCGGGGCTGCCGGGGGGTCGCGGAATGCCGGGCTGTGCTGACGAAAGTACTCAGCGTGCTGGCCAAGGAAATCGCCACGCCGGGCTCGGAACTCAACCAACTCGTTACCCAGGGCGCATCGCGCTAG
- a CDS encoding NUDIX hydrolase produces MSDGHPFQGNWVARLYERVRDRGYDSLTAFAEARPAASLVTLAKELGQDDVAGVQVLRGLLAEAERRKQVTRFVRDLFARLWSQSVPDGWPTVLDDATRFKIAEALGRWFAYTPETHKERVDRASDALFETPPPPGWRPLGPEDKVLRMLLPDEGV; encoded by the coding sequence ATGAGCGACGGACATCCTTTTCAGGGCAACTGGGTGGCACGCTTGTACGAGCGTGTCCGCGATCGGGGTTACGACTCACTCACCGCCTTCGCGGAAGCGCGCCCCGCCGCCTCACTGGTGACGCTGGCCAAGGAACTGGGTCAGGACGATGTCGCAGGAGTGCAGGTCCTGCGTGGGCTGCTCGCCGAGGCCGAGCGGCGCAAGCAGGTCACGCGCTTCGTGCGCGACCTCTTCGCGCGCCTGTGGTCCCAGAGCGTGCCCGACGGTTGGCCGACGGTGCTGGACGACGCCACCCGCTTCAAGATCGCCGAGGCCCTCGGCCGCTGGTTCGCCTACACCCCAGAGACCCACAAGGAACGCGTCGATCGGGCCAGCGATGCCCTGTTCGAAACACCCCCTCCGCCCGGCTGGCGTCCTCTCGGTCCCGAAGACAAGGTGCTGCGCATGCTCCTGCCAGATGAGGGGGTCTAG
- a CDS encoding tetratricopeptide repeat protein, whose product MLHFDRHGLPLSTTSEIAAECYREGMDLLLSAWPGAAEALDASIAADPDFALAHAARARLHTTRAEPDKARERIATATGLVARRGTARERSHVEVLSLAIHGASAKALERALAHADTWPRDVLILSLPLGAFGLFAFSGMADHDQARVDLCERHARHYGADDWWFLTYRGWSHAENGAVGRGRDLLQRACELRRNNANAVHAHAHAMFESGAGEDAEALIADWLPGYDRTGILHGHIAWHAALVALERGDAEQALALYAEHVQPSVSAGMPINVVSDAASLLWRLRAYGHAVPAGLWEPVAAYAERSFSQAGFAFIDAHMALLEAATGDKAAVERRAEALTRLVEAGTLAAGPVVPAICRATLAFAEEEYAGCVRLLEPVAAEVVRIGGSGAQREVLEDTLLVALMRSGEVAKARALLDRRLHRRPSPRDTRWRGLLTA is encoded by the coding sequence ATGCTCCACTTCGACCGCCACGGCCTGCCCCTCTCGACGACGTCCGAAATCGCGGCCGAGTGCTACCGGGAGGGCATGGACCTCCTGCTCTCCGCCTGGCCCGGCGCCGCCGAGGCCCTGGACGCGTCGATCGCGGCCGACCCGGACTTCGCCCTCGCCCATGCGGCGCGCGCCCGCCTGCATACGACCCGCGCCGAACCCGACAAGGCCCGCGAGCGGATCGCCACGGCGACCGGGCTCGTCGCCCGGCGGGGGACAGCGCGGGAGCGGAGCCATGTCGAGGTCCTCTCCCTCGCGATCCACGGCGCCTCGGCGAAGGCGCTGGAGCGGGCCCTCGCGCATGCCGACACCTGGCCGAGGGATGTCCTCATCCTCTCGCTCCCCCTGGGGGCCTTCGGGCTCTTCGCCTTCTCGGGCATGGCGGACCATGACCAGGCGCGCGTGGACCTCTGCGAGCGCCACGCCCGGCACTACGGCGCCGACGACTGGTGGTTCCTCACCTACCGGGGCTGGTCTCACGCCGAGAACGGCGCGGTGGGCCGTGGCCGTGACCTGCTCCAGCGAGCCTGCGAGCTGCGGAGAAACAACGCGAACGCGGTCCACGCGCACGCGCACGCGATGTTCGAGAGCGGCGCGGGGGAGGACGCGGAGGCACTGATCGCGGATTGGCTGCCAGGCTACGATCGCACCGGCATCCTGCATGGGCACATCGCCTGGCACGCGGCGCTCGTCGCCCTGGAGCGCGGTGACGCGGAACAGGCCCTCGCCCTCTACGCGGAGCATGTCCAGCCGTCGGTTTCCGCCGGGATGCCGATCAACGTGGTCAGCGACGCCGCCTCGCTGCTGTGGCGCCTGCGGGCCTACGGGCACGCGGTCCCGGCGGGGCTGTGGGAGCCGGTCGCGGCCTATGCCGAGCGGTCCTTCTCCCAGGCGGGCTTCGCCTTCATCGATGCGCACATGGCCCTCCTCGAGGCGGCGACCGGCGACAAGGCCGCGGTCGAGCGCCGCGCCGAGGCGCTGACCCGCCTGGTCGAGGCGGGCACCCTGGCCGCGGGGCCGGTGGTGCCGGCGATCTGCCGCGCGACCCTCGCCTTCGCGGAGGAGGAATACGCGGGCTGTGTGCGCCTCCTGGAGCCTGTCGCGGCCGAGGTGGTGCGCATCGGGGGCAGTGGCGCCCAGCGCGAGGTGCTGGAGGACACGCTCCTCGTGGCCCTGATGCGAAGCGGTGAGGTGGCCAAGGCCCGCGCGCTCCTCGACCGCCGCCTGCACCGCCGCCCGTCCCCGCGCGATACGCGCTGGCGCGGCCTGCTCACCGCCTGA
- a CDS encoding Glu/Leu/Phe/Val family dehydrogenase, whose amino-acid sequence MASEENFMRAPAPTPKRTVYTEAMEIFHRAADLIGLDKRVRLELEEPDYEHIFYVTAKLKDRLVPLTPEQARDFADLPHTQVRNPEGLERLADGKIILNGRALLGSDVSIRRGHLRLPDGHVYQLVPGESQRFKAYRVQHNQARGPYKGGIRYHREVSLDLFKALAAEMTWKTAISEVPFGGGKGGIQIDPRAYGREELENITLRFMYKLKSMIGPNIDIPAPDVGTNGDIMALMYRQYSDGERDRHGMRGIVTGKDVRIGGSEGRAAATGQGVAFCIEDYYAERGENLRGKSFILQGFGNVGSHGAAILQRMGARLLAVNDADGTIYNGDGIDVPALLAHVNDPKNLRKSVLGFTGGQKIDKKDFWEVQADICLPAALGGEITADVAERLKVKLVAEGANGPTTPEADRVLQKRGIDMIPDIIANAGGVTVSYYEWIQNKRMERWSEAEVNQRLEHAMKRNYRIIRDISRNQSRRSDTHDSRPFCIGKEVDPRCAAMILALKRIEAHYLLEGFSQ is encoded by the coding sequence ATGGCCAGCGAAGAGAACTTCATGCGCGCCCCGGCCCCGACGCCCAAGCGCACCGTCTACACGGAGGCGATGGAGATCTTCCATCGCGCCGCCGACCTCATCGGCTTGGACAAGCGCGTCCGCCTCGAGCTCGAGGAGCCCGACTACGAGCACATCTTCTACGTCACCGCCAAGCTCAAGGACCGGCTGGTCCCGCTGACGCCCGAGCAGGCGCGCGACTTCGCGGATCTGCCGCACACCCAGGTGCGCAACCCCGAGGGCCTGGAGCGCCTGGCCGACGGGAAGATCATCCTCAATGGCCGTGCCCTGCTCGGCTCGGACGTGTCCATCCGCCGCGGTCACCTGCGCCTGCCCGACGGCCACGTGTACCAGCTGGTGCCCGGGGAGTCCCAGCGCTTCAAGGCCTACCGCGTGCAGCACAACCAGGCGCGCGGCCCCTACAAGGGCGGCATCCGCTACCACCGCGAGGTGTCGCTGGATCTCTTCAAGGCGCTCGCCGCCGAGATGACCTGGAAGACGGCCATCTCCGAGGTCCCCTTTGGCGGTGGCAAGGGTGGCATCCAGATCGATCCGCGCGCCTACGGCCGCGAGGAGCTGGAGAACATCACCCTGCGCTTCATGTACAAGCTCAAGAGCATGATCGGCCCCAACATCGACATCCCCGCGCCGGACGTGGGGACGAATGGGGACATCATGGCGCTCATGTACCGCCAGTACTCGGACGGTGAGCGCGACCGCCACGGCATGCGCGGCATCGTCACCGGCAAGGACGTGCGCATCGGAGGCTCCGAGGGCCGCGCGGCCGCCACCGGCCAGGGCGTCGCCTTCTGCATCGAGGACTACTACGCCGAGCGGGGCGAGAACCTCCGGGGCAAGAGCTTCATCCTCCAGGGCTTCGGCAACGTGGGCAGCCACGGCGCCGCCATCCTGCAGCGCATGGGCGCGCGCCTGCTGGCCGTCAACGACGCGGACGGCACCATCTACAACGGCGATGGCATCGACGTGCCCGCCCTGCTCGCCCACGTGAATGATCCCAAGAACCTGCGCAAGAGCGTGCTCGGGTTCACCGGCGGGCAGAAGATCGACAAGAAGGACTTCTGGGAGGTGCAGGCCGACATCTGCCTGCCCGCGGCCCTGGGCGGCGAGATCACCGCCGACGTGGCCGAGCGCCTCAAGGTGAAGCTCGTGGCCGAGGGCGCCAACGGCCCCACCACCCCCGAGGCCGACCGCGTCCTGCAGAAGCGCGGCATCGACATGATCCCCGACATCATCGCCAACGCGGGCGGTGTGACGGTCAGCTACTACGAGTGGATCCAGAACAAGCGCATGGAGCGCTGGAGCGAGGCCGAGGTCAACCAGCGCCTCGAGCACGCGATGAAGCGCAACTACCGCATCATCCGCGACATCTCGCGCAACCAGTCGCGCCGCTCGGACACGCACGACAGCCGGCCGTTCTGCATCGGCAAGGAAGTGGACCCGCGCTGCGCCGCGATGATCCTCGCGCTCAAGCGGATCGAGGCCCACTACCTCCTCGAGGGCTTCTCCCAGTAA
- a CDS encoding nucleotide exchange factor GrpE produces MNGNPRTDNPFQDTEPQDDVISPEAPPEARGSAAEVARLTAELEASRRRVDQLARAYQELEKDREEFKQRLTRERERMLDVERGKVATQLLEAVDELDMCLSMSGPEEASGLAKGVRLIRDGLLSKLQQAGVERLQLVGQPYDPNTAEATDMEITPNPEEDQRVVSEARAGYRLKDRIIRPARVKVARYIPPANA; encoded by the coding sequence ATGAATGGCAATCCCCGGACAGACAATCCGTTCCAGGACACCGAGCCCCAGGACGACGTGATTTCGCCCGAGGCGCCCCCCGAGGCGCGGGGCTCCGCCGCCGAGGTGGCGCGCCTGACGGCCGAGCTGGAGGCCTCCCGACGCCGCGTGGACCAGCTCGCGCGCGCCTACCAGGAGCTGGAAAAGGACCGCGAGGAGTTCAAGCAGCGGCTCACGCGCGAGCGCGAGCGCATGCTGGACGTGGAGCGCGGCAAGGTGGCCACCCAGCTGCTCGAGGCCGTGGACGAGCTCGACATGTGCTTGTCCATGAGCGGCCCCGAGGAGGCGAGTGGCCTGGCCAAGGGCGTGCGGCTCATCCGCGACGGGCTCCTGTCCAAGTTGCAACAGGCGGGCGTGGAGCGGCTCCAGCTGGTGGGCCAGCCGTACGATCCCAACACCGCCGAGGCCACCGACATGGAGATCACCCCGAATCCCGAGGAGGATCAGCGGGTGGTGTCCGAGGCGCGGGCGGGCTACCGGCTCAAGGACCGCATCATCCGGCCGGCCCGGGTGAAGGTGGCGCGCTACATCCCCCCCGCCAACGCCTGA
- a CDS encoding PilZ domain-containing protein — protein MAQVQVRERRAHLRFDKVFTIYLSTQGGLSRGIGRNISQQGLFVETRESMSLGERVKVTFAGEDGTEMSCLCEVRYQVALSFGRKDGREGNSRGVGLRIVAYEVHEDAPLLLVARERVMH, from the coding sequence TTGGCCCAGGTTCAGGTTCGTGAGCGCCGCGCCCATCTGCGTTTCGACAAGGTCTTCACCATCTACCTCTCCACGCAGGGGGGGTTGAGCCGGGGGATTGGCCGCAACATCAGCCAGCAGGGCCTGTTCGTGGAGACGCGCGAGTCCATGTCCCTGGGGGAGCGGGTGAAGGTGACGTTCGCGGGCGAGGACGGCACGGAGATGTCGTGCCTGTGCGAGGTGCGCTACCAGGTGGCGCTCTCGTTCGGCCGCAAGGACGGGCGCGAGGGCAACAGCCGGGGCGTGGGCCTGCGCATCGTGGCCTACGAGGTCCACGAGGACGCGCCGCTCTTGCTCGTGGCGCGCGAGCGGGTGATGCACTGA
- a CDS encoding Coq4 family protein, producing the protein MPETQTLSLPENASLFTRLSVARQCLKALRKDPTNPTYGQVFNQSLNGNLYATLAQALWRSEEGRRLLTERPSLQGKELDLAALERLPEGTLGHDLARYFQDNEISPFETTLELKTDVDYISKRYRETHDLLHVLTGYGTDVVGEMELQAYVLGNLRLRTSALVLTNGTVHHFKEPQAGVGRSEYLQRVWAAFQRGRVSPRFLGFRFEEHWSTPVATLRARLCAPAQA; encoded by the coding sequence ATGCCCGAGACCCAGACCCTGTCGCTGCCGGAGAATGCGTCCCTGTTCACCCGCCTGAGCGTGGCGCGCCAGTGCCTCAAGGCGCTCCGGAAGGATCCGACGAATCCCACCTACGGGCAGGTGTTCAACCAGAGCCTGAACGGCAACCTCTACGCGACGCTCGCCCAGGCCCTGTGGCGCAGCGAAGAGGGCCGCCGTCTGCTGACCGAGCGGCCCTCCCTGCAAGGCAAGGAGCTGGACCTGGCCGCGCTGGAGCGCCTGCCCGAGGGCACGCTCGGCCATGATCTGGCGCGCTACTTCCAGGACAACGAGATCTCCCCCTTCGAGACGACGCTCGAGCTCAAGACGGACGTCGACTACATCTCCAAGCGCTACCGCGAGACGCACGACCTGTTGCACGTACTCACGGGCTACGGCACGGACGTGGTGGGCGAGATGGAGCTCCAGGCGTACGTGCTGGGCAACCTGCGGCTGCGCACCTCGGCGCTCGTCCTGACGAACGGCACGGTCCATCACTTCAAGGAGCCGCAGGCCGGCGTCGGGCGGTCCGAGTACCTCCAGCGGGTGTGGGCCGCCTTCCAGCGGGGCCGGGTGTCCCCCCGGTTCCTCGGCTTCCGGTTCGAGGAGCACTGGAGCACCCCGGTGGCCACGCTGCGGGCGCGGCTGTGCGCCCCCGCCCAGGCCTAG
- a CDS encoding imm11 family protein — MSRHFFELYDDVYVSGRWHLGNPADIQGREVDDPWVFRSGKPVRIEGQLRVPIEHAGRALDFSLAGLSVPVVHVRAANIFTELAPDDVQLLPVDLESAPDSYLILVATRLLTCIDEQASRIRLWTHEDGLPHKVGQYASVRDMRIDPSGVGEARVFRAQGWSGPLLVSSEIKEALERAGITGVKFEAV, encoded by the coding sequence ATGTCTCGACACTTCTTCGAGTTGTACGACGATGTCTACGTTTCAGGTCGATGGCACCTGGGCAATCCGGCCGACATACAAGGGCGAGAGGTGGACGACCCCTGGGTATTCAGGAGTGGCAAACCCGTGCGCATCGAGGGACAATTGAGGGTTCCTATTGAGCACGCGGGGAGAGCGCTCGATTTTAGTCTCGCGGGCCTGAGCGTCCCCGTCGTCCATGTCAGGGCAGCCAACATCTTCACGGAGCTCGCTCCTGACGACGTGCAACTCCTTCCCGTGGACCTGGAAAGCGCGCCGGATTCGTACCTCATCCTCGTGGCCACGCGGCTCCTCACCTGTATCGATGAGCAAGCTTCCCGGATCCGGCTTTGGACGCATGAGGATGGGCTCCCTCACAAAGTCGGACAGTATGCCTCCGTGCGTGACATGCGCATCGATCCGTCGGGAGTCGGCGAGGCCAGGGTGTTCCGCGCGCAGGGATGGTCAGGCCCCCTGCTCGTTTCCAGTGAAATCAAGGAGGCGCTGGAGCGCGCGGGCATTACCGGGGTGAAGTTCGAGGCGGTCTGA
- a CDS encoding RNA polymerase sigma factor region1.1 domain-containing protein, with the protein MENRIGKSYTARKSLFAKGLRDGRLTVQEIEEALPPGTLTAAERWLLYYSLRAAQVEIIDEVTGQIDHGFMTEPPSMPAEH; encoded by the coding sequence GTGGAGAACCGAATCGGTAAGAGCTATACGGCGCGCAAGTCGCTCTTCGCCAAGGGCTTGCGAGATGGACGTCTCACGGTGCAGGAGATCGAGGAGGCGCTGCCACCCGGCACCCTCACGGCGGCCGAGCGCTGGCTGCTGTACTACTCGCTCCGGGCCGCCCAGGTGGAGATCATCGACGAGGTCACCGGTCAGATCGACCATGGCTTCATGACGGAGCCCCCGTCGATGCCCGCGGAACACTGA
- a CDS encoding DUF6066 family protein, with protein MRRLLLAVLLLPTLALADVDSRFAQLRDQAEALGSLGTFLDKYVGECSGFFSGLGCRGASEEFRKQYEGKKLYMIVGESAASMVQPGPYQPGSGNYTILVTPSFPGGSYFLTQGAPSALSAEDQPLVAPIRVTGTTPEGWNATDFMRLFSSRKVRMQLVFSPEGIWGMERNQGRGKLYGVSCRVEGVLLSNATTGKPLGMWVVGDANRK; from the coding sequence GTGCGACGACTGCTCCTGGCCGTGCTGCTCCTGCCCACCCTCGCCCTGGCGGACGTGGACTCCCGCTTCGCCCAATTGAGGGATCAAGCCGAGGCGCTGGGCAGCCTCGGGACGTTCCTGGACAAGTACGTGGGGGAGTGCTCGGGCTTCTTCTCGGGGCTGGGCTGCCGGGGCGCCTCGGAGGAGTTCCGCAAGCAGTACGAGGGCAAGAAGCTCTACATGATCGTCGGCGAGAGCGCGGCGAGCATGGTGCAGCCCGGGCCCTACCAGCCGGGCAGCGGCAACTACACCATCCTCGTCACCCCCTCCTTCCCCGGCGGCTCGTACTTCCTCACCCAGGGGGCGCCCAGTGCTTTGAGCGCCGAGGATCAGCCGCTCGTGGCCCCCATCCGGGTGACGGGCACCACACCCGAGGGGTGGAACGCCACCGACTTCATGCGCCTGTTCTCCAGCCGCAAGGTGCGCATGCAGCTCGTCTTCTCGCCCGAGGGCATCTGGGGCATGGAGCGCAACCAGGGCCGGGGCAAGCTCTACGGCGTGTCGTGCCGGGTGGAGGGCGTGCTCCTGTCCAACGCCACCACGGGCAAGCCCCTGGGCATGTGGGTGGTGGGCGACGCGAACCGGAAGTAG
- a CDS encoding trypsin-like peptidase domain-containing protein, with amino-acid sequence MPPVLSSSVLRPLARGAGLLAWLLTSAGWAAPDTLDTWLSARAREHTDWLENSLRASPGTGGLWREWTASEPMLPGFVPPGSLAPLIRAVESGVVNISVTAAVGREGTRSASGSGFLLTPEGLVVTNNHVVARGNDVASQIVVRLADGREFQAEVVGRDASTDVALVRLLGEDARGLPAVYLGDSDRLEVGDWVLAIGNPFGLDHSVSHGMISAKERVIGVGPFDDFIQTDALINPGNSGGPLFNMRGEVVGVNTAIISEGQGIGFAVPSNMVKDLLPNLSRNGQLQRGWLGVMINEQNEAGARIAVVTRVYAGSPAARAGIREGDSLVGVNGRRVDSFPQLLRKVSLLAPDSRVTLSLMREGTPLEVQVTLVSRGAQEGVGAGVAGSGNLTAFGLSLRDITPDVATTLGVVPYTGLLVSRVEPGSPAARKGVVAGDLIVEVNRRKVKDLAALKGALDKGSGAMVLLRLQRGDVQQYLALEH; translated from the coding sequence ATGCCCCCCGTCCTTTCTTCATCCGTTCTTCGTCCGCTGGCCCGTGGGGCCGGACTGCTCGCATGGCTGCTCACCTCGGCCGGGTGGGCGGCGCCGGACACGCTCGACACGTGGCTGTCGGCCCGGGCCCGGGAGCACACCGACTGGCTCGAGAACTCGCTGCGCGCCTCCCCGGGCACGGGCGGCCTGTGGCGCGAGTGGACCGCGTCCGAGCCCATGCTGCCGGGCTTCGTGCCGCCCGGCTCGCTCGCGCCCCTCATCCGCGCGGTGGAGTCGGGCGTGGTGAACATCAGCGTGACGGCGGCGGTGGGGCGCGAGGGCACCCGCTCGGCGAGCGGCTCCGGCTTCCTGCTCACCCCCGAGGGCCTGGTGGTGACGAACAACCACGTGGTGGCGCGCGGCAACGACGTGGCGAGCCAGATCGTCGTGCGCCTGGCGGACGGGCGCGAGTTCCAGGCCGAGGTGGTGGGGCGTGACGCGTCCACGGACGTGGCGCTCGTGCGGCTCCTGGGCGAGGACGCCCGGGGGCTGCCCGCGGTGTACCTGGGGGACTCGGACCGGCTGGAGGTGGGGGACTGGGTGCTGGCCATCGGCAACCCGTTCGGCCTGGACCACTCGGTGTCCCACGGGATGATCTCCGCCAAGGAGCGGGTGATTGGCGTGGGCCCCTTCGACGACTTCATCCAGACGGACGCCCTCATCAACCCGGGCAACTCCGGCGGGCCGCTCTTCAACATGCGCGGCGAGGTGGTGGGCGTGAACACGGCCATCATCAGCGAGGGCCAGGGCATTGGCTTCGCGGTGCCCAGCAACATGGTGAAGGACCTGCTGCCCAACCTGAGCCGCAACGGGCAGCTGCAGCGCGGCTGGCTCGGGGTGATGATCAACGAGCAGAACGAGGCGGGCGCGCGCATCGCGGTCGTCACGCGCGTGTACGCGGGCAGCCCCGCGGCGCGCGCCGGCATCCGCGAGGGCGACTCGCTGGTGGGGGTGAACGGCCGGCGCGTGGACTCCTTCCCGCAGCTCCTGCGCAAGGTGTCCCTGCTGGCGCCGGACTCGCGGGTGACGCTGTCGCTCATGCGCGAGGGCACGCCCCTGGAGGTGCAGGTCACCCTGGTGTCGCGTGGGGCCCAGGAAGGCGTCGGCGCCGGCGTCGCGGGCTCCGGCAACCTGACGGCGTTCGGCCTGTCCCTGCGCGACATCACCCCCGACGTGGCCACCACCCTGGGCGTGGTGCCCTACACGGGGCTCCTGGTGTCACGGGTGGAGCCCGGCTCCCCGGCCGCCCGCAAGGGCGTGGTGGCGGGGGACCTGATCGTCGAGGTCAACCGCCGCAAGGTGAAGGACCTGGCGGCGCTCAAGGGCGCGCTGGACAAGGGCTCGGGCGCCATGGTGCTCCTGCGCCTGCAGCGCGGCGACGTGCAGCAGTACCTGGCGCTGGAGCATTGA